In a genomic window of Quercus lobata isolate SW786 chromosome 4, ValleyOak3.0 Primary Assembly, whole genome shotgun sequence:
- the LOC115984560 gene encoding probable disease resistance protein RPP1 has translation MNEENPSCIGNNNASLLEHLEISNCPSLKCVSTIVDLSAMLKRLDIAGCPNLTSLSSKDILPTTLKALSVQDCPELELIVDELHKDTLLEDLLICNCEKLRRLPRGLHELCHLKKIYLQERDSLISNCPSLKCISFPEEGFHTNLRELGVTGANLCKQIFEFGLHRLTSLTSLFIAFGIMDSFPEEEDGKAMLMLPTSLTILGFFNFPNLEFLSWKFFQNLSALEHISVRKCPKLASLSEKCFPPSLQRLDIYRCPVLKQNCEKDKGIMWSKIANIPSVEIDFVEQQK, from the coding sequence ATGAATGAGGAGAATCCTAGCTGCATTGGTAACAACAATGCATCTCTTCTTGAGCACTTGGAAATTTCTAATTGTCCATCCCTAAAATGCGTATCAACAATAGTCGACCTATCTGCCATGCTTAAACGCCTTGATATTGCTGGTTGCCCAAATCTAACATCTTTATCATCAAAAGACATCTTACCTACCACCCTTAAAGCCCTTTCTGTACAAGATTGTCCAGAGCTGGAGTTAATAGTAGACGAGTTACACAAGGACACGTTACTTGAAGATCTTCTAATTTGTAATTGTGAAAAGCTTAGGCGCTTACCGAGAGGACTACACGAACTCTGTCACCTCAAAAAGATCTATTTACAAGAGCGTGATAGTCTTATTTCTAATTGTCCATCCCTAAAATGCATATCCTTTCCGGAAGAGGGTTTCCACACCAACCTTAGAGAGCTTGGGGTGACAGGGGCGAATCTCTGTAAGCAAATATTTGAGTTTGGACTGCACAGACTCACGTCGCTTACATCTCTCTTTATTGCGTTTGGAATTATGGATTCGTTTCCAGAAGAGGAAGATGGGAAGGCGATGTTGATGTTGCCTACATCTCTCACTATCCTGGGGTTTTTTAACTTTCCAAATTTGGAATTCCTCTCCTGGAAGTTCTTTCAAAACCTCTCTGCACTTGAACATATTTCTGTCCGTAAGTGCCCTAAACTCGCGTCCCTCTCAGAGAAGTGTTTTCCTCCCTCGCTTCAGCGACTTGACATTTATAGATGTCCTGTGCTGAAACAAAACTGCGAGAAAGACAAAGGGATAATGTGGTCAAAGATTGCCAATATCCCTTCGGTTGAAATTGATTTCGTGGAgcagcaaaaataa
- the LOC115983370 gene encoding putative disease resistance RPP13-like protein 1, translating to MSFIGEAALSAVIDALFGKLSDGLLKTFRKENFDADLKKWKRMLLKIRAVLDDAEEKRVTSTSVKFWLDELEGLAYDVDDILDEFATEALRRELNPEPKSKMQKVLDGYVGSNRDFVKLMRSKIEGIDRRLKEIVEEKKDLELRENTGRRTITKTSRPPSTSLVNESRTYGRDEDKKEIVKLLLESSDAQLSVIPIVGMGGLGKTTLAQLVYKDDEVSRHFELKAWVCVSEDFDNLRLTREILHSFTSKSWEDNSTLNSLQGELKNTLSGKKFLLILDDVWNENYELWTELCKPFEFGAQGSKIVVTTRNDDVSSIMGTSPPYKLKELSRDACLRVFTHHALDATDFSEYPELKKYGQEIVDRCKGAPLAAKALGGLLRSKHDPCEWEDVLNSKIWDIPEDKSIIFSCLKLSYNYLPSHLKRCFAYCSLFPKDNIFEEKELVLLWVAEGLVQETKRKKPMEDLGGEYFRDLHKRSFFQQSSYDKSLFVMHDLMHDLAQWAAGDLCYRLEVQLGGSKQSEISTKVRHFSYIKHSNDCIQMFDEDVHLRTFLSLPLYNRYGLTNFDVKYCSFPQLRCLRVLSLSGNDILELPSSIGDLKHLRYLNLSYTKIATLPESTSSLYNLQTLMLKGCNSLTKLPEKIENLVNLQHLNISNANSIREMPTGIAKLKSLQTLCFEDMNECQDWIPCGEGEEFPCLRELSISICPKLGKFSYHLPSLEKLSIRACKQLVVSIPSHSVIQVLEIVGCKEVNVHGSVKIEKLIIKNCEELKSLCEDGHMSLEAPEIEIRSCQIPVNIKLKSTLRKLTINDCSALESLEFVIDEGGASSTSS from the coding sequence ATGTCGTTTATTGGAGAGGCTGCTTTGTCCGCTGTCATTGACGCGCTGTTTGGCAAGTTAAGTGATGGTTTGTTGAAGACCTTTCGGAAAGAGAATTTTGATGCTGATCTCAAGAAGTGGAAGAGAATGTTGCTGAAAATTCGGGCAGTTCTGGATGACGCAGAAGAGAAGCGGGTGACAAGCACGTCGGTGAAGTTCTGGCTGGATGAGCTGGAAGGCTTGGCTTATGATGTGGACGACATCTTGGACGAGTTTGCTACTGAAGCTCTACGACGTGAGCTGAACCCAGAACCCAAAAGCAAGATGCAAAAGGTACTCGATGGTTATGTTGGTTCGAATCGAGATTTTGTTAAGCTGATGCGGTCCAAGATTGAAGGTATTGATAGAAGACTGAAGGAAATagtggaagagaagaaagatcTGGAGTTGAGAGAAAACACTGGGAGAAGGACTATAACAAAAACATCAAGGCCGCCCTCAACTTCTCTGGTGAATGAAAGTCGTACTTATGGCAGAGACGAAGATAAAAAGGAGATTGTCAAGTTGTTGCTCGAATCAAGTGATGCTCAACTCTCTGTGATTCCCATAGTTGGTATGGGTGGGCTGGGGAAGACGACTCTTGCCCAGCTAGTCTACAAAGACGATGAAGTGAGCCGTCATTTTGAGTTGAAAGCATGGGTTTGCGTGTCTGAAGATTTTGACAATCTACGTTTGACAAGAGAAATTCTACACTCTTTTACTTCTAAATCTTGGGAAGATAATAGTACTTTAAATTCACTTCAAGGCGAACTGAAGAATACATTATCAGGGAAGAAGTTCTTGCTCATCTTGGATGACGTTtggaatgaaaattatgaattgTGGACTGAACTATGCAAGCCTTTCGAATTTGGGGCTCAAGGAAGTAAGATTGTTGTCACAACTCGGAATGATGATGTTTCATCAATAATGGGAACTAGTCCACCGTACAAGTTGAAAGAGTTGTCACGTGATGCTTGTTTACGTGTATTTACCCACCACGCGTTAGATGCAACAGATTTTAGTGAGTATCCAGAACTTAAAAAATATGGTCAAGAAATTGTAGATAGGTGCAAGGGAGCACCTTTGGCAGCAAAAGCACTTGGCGGCCTTTTACGCAGTAAACACGATCCTTGTGAGTGGGAAGATGTGTTAAATAGCAAGATCTGGGATATTCCTGAAGATAAAAGCATTATTTTTTCCTGTCTTAAATTGAGCTACAACTATCTCCCTTCTCATTTAAAGAGGTGCTTTGCTTATTGTTCCCTATTCCCAAAGGACAATATATTTGAGGAGAAAGAGCTAGTCTTGTTGTGGGTGGCAGAAGGTTTGgttcaagaaacaaaaagaaagaagccaATGGAAGATCTTGGTGGAGAGTATTTTCGTGATCTACACAAGAGAtcattttttcaacaatcaaGCTATGATAAATCACTCTTTGTCATGCATGACCTCATGCATGATTTAGCTCAATGGGCAGCGGGAGACTTGTGCTACAGGTTGGAGGTTCAATTGGGTGGTAGTAAGCAATCTGAGATTTCTACAAAGGTGCgtcatttttcttatattaagCATTCAAATGATTGCATCCAAATGTTTGATGAAGATGTGCATTTAAGGACCTTCCTGTCGCTACCATTATATAACCGATATGGCTTAACAAATTTTGATGTTAAATATTGTTCGTTTCCACAATTAAGATGCTTAAGGGTATTATCTTTAAGTGGAAATGATATCTTGGAGCTACCAAGTTCAATTGGTGATTTGAAACATCTAAGATACCTCAACCTTTCTTATACTAAGATTGCAACTCTACCAGAATCAACAAGTTCTTTGTACAACCTACAAACATTGATGTTGAAAGGTTGTAACTCTCTCACAAAATTAccagaaaaaattgaaaatttggttAATCTTCAGCATCTCAATATTTCAAATGCAAATTCAATTAGAGAGATGCCAACGGGAATAGCAAAATTAAAGAGCTTACAAACACTTTGCTTTGAGGATATGAATGAATGTCAAGATTGGATTCCTTGCGGAGAGGGCGAAGAATTTCCTTGTTTGCGTGAGCTTTCTATCTCTATATGCCCCAAATTAGGAAAATTTTCCTATCATCTCCCGTCATTGGAAAAACTTTCCATTCGTGCATGTAAGCAATTGGTTGTTTCAATTCCAAGCCATTCAGTGATTCAAGTATTAGAAATTGTGGGGTGTAAAGAGGTTAATGTGCATGGATCTGTGAAGATAGAAAagctaataataaaaaattgtgaggAGCTGAAATCTTTATGTGAAGATGGGCATATGTCCCTTGAAGCACCAGAAATTGAAATCAGATCATGCCAAATTCCCGTAAACATCAAGTTGAAGTCTACTTTAAGGAAACTAACAATCAATGACTGTAGTGCTTTGGAGTCCTTGGAATTTGTGATAGATGAGGGAGGGGcttcttcaacttcttcttgA
- the LOC115984559 gene encoding putative F-box protein At3g25750, producing the protein MSKSWQTVYSMENTPLSPTCPWLLLAEEKEQKSHTRVFYNLFDDEFYNFKLAELAGKKCIGTSFGWLLSVGTDFQMNLFHPLSKHQLSLPPHPYVWEGYNRNFELNPIDYNDIFLYKCVLSRNPWNSVTHEYDRDCIIMIIHTNYKTLAFTKPGYKAWIDIKCDSRNFYDITFYKDKFYAVNNHGDVFVCHIEDDIAFAERIAIYKETEDYIHKYLVESSGDLLLVSRIQGGTHYQDNEFINDDSEDEDESIDENPYVTLGFTVLKLECSTEVKNKNEYEWVNVDSLGDQALFVGGNSSVSLSASSFNGCKANCIYFIDDNFDFFLATLNGGGYGMGAFSMEDGNIKQHYRGESPSYFAPPVWYI; encoded by the coding sequence ATGTCTAAGTCATGGCAGACTGTCTATTCAATGGAAAATACTCCGTTATCTCCTACGTGCCCTTGGCTTCTCCTTGCAgaagaaaaggaacaaaaaagtCATACACGCGTCTTTTACAACTTATTTGACGATGAATTTTACAACTTCAAGTTGGCTGAGCTTGCTGGAAAAAAATGTATTGGAACATCTTTTGGATGGTTGCTCAGTGTAGGCACCGATTTCCAGATGAATCTCTTTCATCCATTGTCTAAACACCAGTTAAGTCTTCCGCCTCATCCATATGTTTGGGAAGGTTATAATCGCAATTTTGAACTCAATCCTATAGATTACAATGATATCTTTCTTTACAAGTGTGTTTTATCAAGGAATCCGTGGAACTCAGTAACTCATGAATATGATCGTGATTGCATAATCATGATTATCCATACTAATTATAAAACATTGGCCTTCACTAAACCGGGATATAAGGCTTGGATTGATATAAAATGTGATTCTCGAAATTTTTATGACATTACATTCTACAAGGACAAATTTTATGCCGTAAACAATCATGGCGACGTTTTTGTTTGTCACATTGAAGATGATATTGCATTCGCTGAACGTATTGCAATCTACAAGGAAACTGAGGATTATATCCATAAGTATCTTGTTGAATCATCGGGGGATCTTTTGTTGGTTTCACGCATACAAGGCGGCACTCATTATCAGGACAATGAATTCATTAATGATgactctgaagatgaagatgagtCTATAGATGAAAATCCTTATGTGACACTTGGGTTCACAGTTCTAAAATTAGAATGTTCTACTGAAGTGAAAAACAAGAATGAATACGAGTGGGTGAATGTTGACAGCTTGGGTGATCAAGCATTGTTTGTGGGTGGCAATTCATCAGTTTCTTTGTCTGCATCAAGCTTTAATGGATGCAAAGCTAATTGTATCTATTTTATAGATGACAATTTTGACTTCTTTCTTGCTACCTTAAATGGTGGAGGGTATGGCATGGGTGCATTTAGCATGGAAGATGGAAACATTAAGCAGCATTACCGAGGGGAATCGCCCTCTTACTTTGCTCCTCCAGTCTGGTACATTTAA
- the LOC115987585 gene encoding F-box protein At2g17690 gives MVTFLFVTLMVILCSRNVLHSVESSGDLLLVSRIRVGPLYDTDNDFEDDNEDVNFHEDESEEEEEDDDDQDQDQFRELGQECMFEIPYVTTGFKILKLQCSAEVKSKTEYEWVNVDSLGDQALFLGGNSSVSLSASSFNGCKANCIYFTDDNFDYSTASLNGLAYDMGVFSMEDGTSKQHYKGKYLSSFNLHMTYALHMLI, from the coding sequence ATGGTAACGTTTTTGTTTGTCACATTGATGGTGATATTGTGTTCACGGAATGTATTACATTCTGTTGAATCATCAGGAGATCTTTTGTTGGTTTCACGCATAAGAGTAGGTCCTCTTTATGATACCGATAATGACTTTGAAGATGATAATGAGGATGTGAACTTTCATGAAGATGAAtccgaagaagaagaagaagatgatgatgatcaaGATCAAGACCAATTTAGAGAACTAGGACAAGAATGCATGTTTGAAATTCCATATGTGACAACtgggttcaaaattttaaaattacaatgTTCAGCTGAAGTGAAAAGCAAAACTGAATATGAGTGGGTGAATGTTGACAGCTTGGGTGATCAAGCATTGTTTTTGGGTGGCAATTCGTCAGTGTCTTTGTCTGCATCAAGCTTCAATGGATGCAAAGCTAATTGTATCTATTTTACCGATGACAATTTTGACTACTCTACAGCATCCTTAAATGGTTTAGCCTACGATATGGGTGTATTTAGCATGGAAGATGGAACAAGTAAGCAGCATTACAAAGGCAAATACCTCTCTTCCTTTAACTTACATATGACATATGCACTGCATATGTTGATTTAA